One genomic segment of Brevibacillus laterosporus LMG 15441 includes these proteins:
- a CDS encoding MFS transporter, with the protein MLTKQVRFLWVGQMLANAGDVFYIISLLTLVFEKTHSAVYTGFVPLTIILAQTVSGFLAPLMQRRFSLSTLLFLSQFAKTILLGLLVFVTQWSALPLLFSLGLASFISFLDGWATPARNALLPRIAQPVHLMRLNSLFATTDQVIQFVGWALGGMLVAFLGITYLFAVSLGLFILSTVCMAYLHDPIFQATTRTDSSSNKEALLRGWNYILRSRALFTLTCMDVLESLAGAIYVAAIMLFYVSDVLGKGQEWWGYLNASYFVGMIAGGLLLVVIATHVSRYFLSFLLGAGLFSALVTLGLGITHSAWVALFLSFLSGPATQIQYVSKQTYFQRNVDSLYLPNVLSAKSTVEYVGYGLSVLILTNVVAVYGAAMAYIVASGILLTSLLLGFIMRRAFKMELGKLKG; encoded by the coding sequence ATGCTTACCAAACAAGTACGCTTTCTTTGGGTTGGCCAAATGCTTGCCAACGCAGGAGACGTTTTTTACATTATTTCTCTACTTACCCTCGTTTTTGAAAAGACACATTCCGCTGTCTATACCGGCTTCGTACCGCTTACTATTATTCTAGCGCAAACCGTAAGCGGCTTTCTCGCGCCCCTTATGCAACGCCGCTTTTCCCTATCTACCCTGCTGTTTTTATCTCAATTTGCCAAAACAATCTTGTTGGGTCTGCTTGTTTTTGTAACACAATGGTCGGCCTTACCCTTGCTTTTCAGTTTAGGGCTTGCGTCTTTCATTTCCTTTTTGGACGGTTGGGCTACTCCTGCACGAAATGCCCTGTTGCCACGGATCGCACAGCCTGTTCATCTGATGCGATTAAATAGTTTGTTTGCGACCACCGATCAAGTCATCCAATTTGTGGGCTGGGCTTTAGGCGGCATGCTCGTAGCTTTTTTAGGAATCACATACCTTTTTGCTGTTAGCCTTGGATTATTCATTCTTTCAACAGTCTGTATGGCTTATTTACATGATCCAATCTTTCAAGCAACAACGCGTACGGATAGCTCCTCCAACAAAGAAGCGCTACTTCGCGGCTGGAACTATATTCTGCGTTCCCGCGCGCTCTTCACACTTACTTGTATGGATGTTCTTGAATCCTTGGCAGGGGCCATCTATGTAGCTGCTATCATGCTGTTTTATGTGTCTGATGTTCTAGGAAAAGGTCAGGAATGGTGGGGATACCTCAATGCCAGTTACTTTGTTGGAATGATTGCAGGAGGCCTGCTACTAGTCGTTATTGCGACTCATGTATCTCGTTATTTTCTTTCGTTTTTGTTAGGAGCTGGGCTATTTTCTGCCCTCGTAACTTTAGGCTTAGGAATTACTCATAGCGCCTGGGTTGCCTTATTCCTATCATTTCTTTCGGGACCTGCCACACAAATTCAATATGTTAGCAAGCAAACCTACTTTCAAAGAAACGTAGACTCTCTTTATTTGCCTAACGTTCTATCGGCCAAAAGCACAGTGGAATACGTAGGCTACGGCTTATCCGTACTTATCCTAACCAATGTGGTAGCGGTCTATGGTGCGGCTATGGCATATATAGTAGCTTCGGGAATACTTCTTACAAGCCTGTTACTTGGATTTATCATGCGTCGAGCATTTAAGATGGAGCTAGGAAAGTTGAAGGGGTAA